Part of the Crossiella cryophila genome, GGCCGCGCCACTGCGCACGGTGCTGCGGATGTCCACCGAGACCATGCCCTACCTGCGCGACCACGCCTTCTACCGCACCCCGGCGGGCTGGCCGGACGACACCGACGGCTTCCCGGTCGTCCCGGCCACCACGATGATCAAGCACATGATGGACGCCGCCGAAACGGCCGCGCCGGGACAGCGGGCCATCACCGTGCACAACGTGAAACTGTTCCGCTGGCTCGTGGTCGCTCCCCCGGTCGAGGTCGAACTCACCGTCACCCCACTGGCGCCGAACCGGGTCAAGGTGACGCTCGGCCAGAACGCCGAGGCCGAGATCGAACTCGCCGCCGCCTACCCGGCCGCTGACCTGCCGGTGTGGACCTTCGACGAACCCGGCCAGGCCCCCAAGATCACCGCCCGGCAGCTCTACGACGAACGGTTCATGTTCCACGGCCCGCTCTACCAGGGCGTCACCTCCCTCGAAGCCATTGGCGAGCACCACATCCGCGGCGTGATCACCGTGCCCGGCGGGCCCGGCGCGCTGCTGGACAACGTCGGCCAGGTCTTCGGGTACTGGATCATGGAGAACGTCACCGAGAAGCGCGTGGTGTTCCCGATGTCCATGGACCGCATCCGTTTCTTCGGCCCCGAACCCGAACCCGGCACCCCGCTGGACTGCCTGGTCAAGATCACTCAGCTGGACGAGACCTTCTTCGGCGGGGCCATGCAGCTCGTGCACGCCGGGCAGGTGTGGTGCGAGATCGACACCTGGATCGACCGCCGCTTCGCCAGCAACGAGAACACCAAGAAGATGGAGCGTTTCCCCGAGCACAGCAGGCTTTCCGAACGCCGGGACGCGGGTTTCCTGGTGGTGTGGGAACGCTGGCCCGATGTGGCCTCCCGCGACCTGATGATGCGGATCTACCTCAACGCCGCCGAACGCGCCGAGTACGACACCACCTCACCGCGAGTGCGGCGGCAGTGGCTGCTCGGCCGGATGGCGATCAAGGACGCCGTGCGCCAGCACCTGTGGGACGACGGCGCCGGACCCATGTTCCCGGTGGAGCTGACCGTGACCGGCGAGGCCACCGTGCGTGGCCGAAACCCGTTGCCGTCATTGACTGTCTCCACCGCGCAGGAAGGCCAGGTGGGCGTCGCCCACGTGCGGGACGGCGAGGTCCCCACCGGAATCGACGTGCGCAAGGTCGCGGACAGCCCCGGCACCACCGCCTTCGCCGCCGCGCTCGCCGCGGCCGCACGGGCCCACGGTGGCGAGGCCGAACAGTACGAAGTTGTCGGCGCGGAAGGTGACACGCTCACCGTTCGCGGCGCCACTGGCAGCACCCCGGTGACGTGGACCGTCATCACCGACCCTGACGGTGAGATCGCAGGCGAGTACGTGGTCGCCTGGACCAAGGACTAAGGAGACACTGCGGTGGAACTCGCGGAAGCGCCCCTGACGCTCGCCCGGATGACGCATGAGGCCGTGCTGTCCGACATCGGCGTGATGCTGCACAAGGTCCTGGGCGAATACGGCCTGGACGAGGTCGAGGTCACCATGGACTCGACCTTCCACGACGACCTGGAACTGGAGAGCATCGACCTGGTCGCGCTCGCCGGTCAGCTGGAGGAGCGCTACGGCTCCCGGGTCAACTTCGCCGAGTTCATCGCCGAACTCGAACTCGATCAGATCATCGCGCTGACCGTCGGCCAGCTCGTCGACTACGTGGTCGGCGCGCTGGACGGGGGGAACTGACCTTGGCGGTCGTGCAGGCCAACGGCATCCGGATGCACGTGCAGCGGATGGCGGCCCGCAACACCACGGCGGCGAACCCGCCGACCGTGGTGTTCATCCACGGCATCGGCACCGACAGCCTGGCCAGCTTCTACTTCACCCTGGCCGGGCCGGTGGCCGCCGCCGGGCACCAGGTCGTGGCCTATGACCTGCGCGGCCACGGTCGCAGCGAACGCACCGAGAACGGCTACCGGGTCGCGGACTCGGTGGCCGACCTGGCCGCGTTGCTGGACGAACTGGAGATCGCCGGACCGGTGCACCTGGTCGGGAACTCCTTCGGTGGCACGGTGTCCTTCAGCTTCGCCGCCACCTTTCCGGAGCGGGTGGCCAGCCTGGTGGTGATCGAATCCGAGCCGACCAGCGACGAGTGGTCGGCCAAGATGGGTTCGCTGCTGGGGCGGGCGCGGGCGCAGTTGCAGCACGCCGAGGCCCTGGAGTGGATCACCGAGAACCGCGGCGGGCACACCTCCAAACTGGCCAAGGCGGCCGGAAGGATGTTGCACACCACCGCGATCGCCGACGAACTGCCCACCGGGCCGATCCTGACCGCCGAGCAGGTCGGTGCGATCGGGGTGCCGGTGCTCGCGGTCTTCGGCAGCGAATCCGATCTCGTCGAGCAGGCGCCGATCCTGGAAGCCGCGTTGCCGCACTGCCGCACGGTGATCGTGCCGGGGCAGGAGCACTCGGTGCTGGTCGAGGCGCCCAAGGTGATGCGCGAACTACTCCTGGACTGGCTGACCGAACACGGGGCGAAGGTCGCGGTGTGAAGGTACTTTTCGTGGTCCCGCCACTGTTCGGGCATGTCAACCCGACCATCGGGCTCGGCGCGGCCCTCACCGCGCGCGGGCACCAGGTGGCCTGGGCGGGACACGGCGAGTTCGTCCGGCAGCTCACCGGCGAGGACGCGCTGGTCTATGACTGCGCCGTCCCGGCCGAGGTCGAGGACCGGCCCGCGGACCTGCGCGGGCCGGGGGCGCTGAAGTTCCTGTGGGAGAAGTTCCTGGTCCCGCTCACCGAGTCGATGTTGCCCGACGTCGAGGCCGCCATCGGCGAGTACCGGCCGGATCTGCTGGTGGTGGACCAGCAGGCGATGGCCGGGGCACTGGCGGCGTTGCGGCTCGGCCTGCCCTGGGTGACCTCGGCGACCACCTCGGCGGAGTTCACCGATCCGTTGCGGGGCATGCCGAAGGTCGTCGAATGGGTCCAGGAGACCATGGCCGGGATGCGGGCGCGGGCGGCGGTGGCCGCCGAGGTCGACCTGCGTTACTCCCCGCACCTCACCCTCGCCTTCACCACCAGGGAACTGGTGGGGGAACTGGATTCCGCGTTCGACAACGTCGCCTTCGTCGGCCCGTCGATCACCGAACGTCCTGACCACACACCGTTTCCGTGGGATCGCCTCGACGAGCGAGCCAGGGTGCTGATCAGCCTGGGCACCGCGAACGCCGACGCGGGCGCCCGGTTCCTCGCCGAGGCCGCCGCCGGGATGGGCGAGCTGGCCGACCGGGTGCAGGCGGTGCTGGTCGACCCGGGTGGCAGCGTGAAGTCCGCGCCGGACAACGTGATCGTGCTGCCCAGGGTGCCCCAGCTCGCGCTACTGCCGCACCTGAGCGCTGTGCTCTGCCACGCCGGGCACAACACCGTCTGCGAGGCACTCGGCCACGGCCTGCCCCTGGTGGTGGCGCCGATCCGGGACGACCAGCCGGTGATCGCCCAGCAGGTCGTCGACGCCGGGGCCGGGATCCGCTTGCGCTTCACCAGGTCGACCGCCGGGCACATCCGGGACGCCGTCGCCACCGTTCTCGACGAGCCGGGCCACCGCGAGGCCGCCCGGAGCATCGCCGACTCCTTCACCGCCGCCGGTGGCTCCCCAGCCGCCGCGTCGCGCTTGGAGGAACTCGCCGCACAGGCAGTACCCACCGCCATCGGGAGGATCTCCGAGTGAGCCCGCGTTCCACTGCCCGGACCTGGCTGCGCCGTGGCGTCCAGGCCGCGCTCCTGGCCGGACTGGTGCTCGACACCGCCGCCCTGCGCCGCCGCGTCGCCGCGTTGCGCACCCTGCCGGAACGCCCGGCCCCCGGCGACGACCGGTACCGCCTGCTGCACGCCGACGGCGTCACCGTGGACGGCCCCACCCTCAACGCCGCCCGCGCGCACGCCAAGGCCGAGGGCCTGTGCGCCCTCGAACTCGTGCCCCGCGACCTGCCCACCGCGCAGGCCCTGGACCTGTTGCGCACCGTGGACCCGGCCACCTACCGCACCGACCGGCAGGCCAAGGGCGCCGGGGCCTGGCACGCGGTGCTCGCCGACGACGGCGTGCTGCGCGCGGTGGGCTATCCGGCCGAGCACGTCAGCCGGGACGCCGCCGAACTCGGCCAGGCCGCGGCCAAACTCAAACTGCACGCCCCCGACGGCACCGACCTGGTGGTCAGCCCCCGGCTCACCAGCGCCCCGGAGATCGTCGAGGACGACGCGCGCATCCTGGCCCGGCTGCTCGGCCGCAAGACCGGCGGCGAACTCGGGCCCCGGCTGGGCTGGCTGGCCATCCTGGCCGGCAGCTCGGTGCTCGGCCCCGGCTGGGCCGCCGCGCTGCTGGCCGCCTGGTCCGCGCAACCGGCCGTGGTCTTCGCCGGCAGCCGCAGCCTCAAGCCGGTGGACCTGTTCTCCTACAGCCTGCGCCGGGTGGTGGCCGAGCCGAAACGGTTGCTGGCCGCCATGTCCGAGGCCCGACTGTCCACATCGGACGATCTGGACCCGGTGACCCGGCTGCGCCCGGACTACCTGGCCGAACTCGCCGACGGCGTCGACCGCTTCTTCGAGCCGCGCCGCCGGGACTGCCCGTGGTGCGGCAGCGCCAACCTGGCCACCCACCTGAAACTGCCGGACCTGTTGCAGCACAAGCCCGGCGAGTTCACCCTGGACCGCTGCCGGGCCTGCACGCACATCTTCCAGAACCCGCGCCTGACCATCGCCGGACTGGACTTCTACTACCGGGACTTCTACGACGGTCTCGGCGAGGACAAGCTGGACAAGCTCTTCGCCGCCCGCGGCATCGCCTACCGCCCCCGTGCCGAGATGCTCAAACCCTTCGCCGAACCCGAATCCTGGCTCGACGTCGGCACCGGCCACGGCCACTTCTGCAACGCCGCCCGCGAGGTGTGGCCGCAGACCACCTTCGACGGCCTGGACATCACCGAGGGCGTCGAACTCGCCGAACACCGCGGCTGGGTCGACCGCGGCTACCGAGGGCTGTTCCCGGAACTGGCCGCGGACATCCACGAGAGCTACGACGTGGTCAGCATGTACCACTACCTGGAGCACAGCCGCGACCCGCGCCAGGAACTGGAGGCCGCGCTCAAGGTGCTCAAGGCCGGTGGCCACCTGATGATCGAGGTGCCGGACCCGGAATCACGCTGGGGCAAGCTGCTCGGCAAGTGGTGGCTGCCCTGGCTGCAGCCGCAGCACCTGCATTTCGTGCCGATCGGCAACCTGCGGGAAGCGCTGTCGGAGATGGGTTTCACCGTGGTCGCCGAACAACGCGGCGAACCGCACGAGCCCATCGACCTGGTCGGCGCGGCCTGGAACGCGGTCAACCACTTCGCCCCGCGCGACGACGTGCCGTGGGCGCCGCAGCCGCCGACCGCGGGGGCCAAGGCTGGCCGGGCGGCGACGATGATCGCGGCCGCCCCCGCGCTGCTGACCGCGGCGCTGACCGACCGGGTGCTGTCCCCGCTGTCCAAGCGCTACGGCGGTTCCAGCGCCTACCGGCTGCTCGCCCGCAAGGACTGACCCGCGCCTGCTGGCCCCGGTTCAGACCGGGGTCAGCAGCCGGAACCGCTGGGTGAGCACCAGGGTGTCGTCGTCCACGGTGAACCCCGGATCACCCAGCTCAGCGCGTACTTCCGGGCTGTGCCAGAACTCCTCGTGCCCGGCCCGCCACTGGGCCAGGGACTCGTCGCCCTCGCCCTCGTCCAGGGCGTGCCGGAGGTCGACCTCGGCCAGCCGCAGCACCCGCACCTCGGTCAGCTCGATCACCGCCACCGGGCGGTCCGCCGAGTCCACCACTACCTCCCGCTGCCCGGCCACCGGCAGCGGCTCGCCCACTGCCTGGTAACTGAGCACCAGGGCGGAGGTGGTGGTCTTCGCACCGGCGAGGATGGCGGCCACCAGGCGGTCGCGCAGCGGACCGGGGAAGCCGAACTCGGCCTTGGACAGCCCGTCGAGATCCATGCCGGGCACCCTACGGATCAGCGGCAGGCGGGCAAGTCGATATCGGGGCATCCACCGAACGGTGGGTGGATCCGACCATCGCCCGATGCTGCCGCGACCGGGCAGCCCGGCGACAGACTTCCGGTATGGCTGGAGACCCGGCGGTCCGGATCCGCGGACTGCGCAAGACCTACCAACGGACCCCGGCGGTCCAGGACGTCGACCTCGACATCGAGCACGGCGAGATCTTCGCCCTGCTCGGCCCGAACGGGGCGGGCAAGACCACCACCATCGAGATCCTCGAGGGCTACCGGGACCGCGACGGCGGCACCGTCTCCGTGCTCGGCGCCGACCCGGCCAAGGCGGGCCTGGGCTGGCGCAGGCGGATCGGCGTGGTGCTGCAGGAGAACGGGGACTTCCCCGAACTCACCGTCGGCGAGGTCCTCAACCACTTCGCCTGCTACTACCCCGACGCCCGCGACCCCGACGAACTCCTCGAAGCGGTCGGCCTGACCGACAAACGCGACTCCCGGGTGCACCGGCTCTCCGGCGGTCAACGGCGCAGGCTCGACGTGGCCCTTGGCATCATCGGCAACCCACGCCTGCTCTTCCTGGACGAACCCACCACCGGCTTCGACCCGGCCGTGCGCCGCCAGTTCTGGGAACTGATCAGCGGACTGCGCGCCGCCGACACCACCATCCTGCTCACCACCCACTACCTCGATGAGGCCGAGTTCCTCGCCGACCGGGTCGCGGTCATCGCCGCCGGGAAGCTGGTGGACGTGGCCACCCCGCGCCAGCTCGGCGGCCGGGACCGGGAACAGGCCACGGTGGCCTGGACCGACGCCGAGGGCACCCACGAGGTGCGCACCGGCAACCCCACCCGCACCGTCGGCGAACTCGCCGCCCGCTACCACGGCGACGT contains:
- a CDS encoding phosphopantetheine-binding protein, with the protein product MTHEAVLSDIGVMLHKVLGEYGLDEVEVTMDSTFHDDLELESIDLVALAGQLEERYGSRVNFAEFIAELELDQIIALTVGQLVDYVVGALDGGN
- a CDS encoding alpha/beta fold hydrolase; translated protein: MQANGIRMHVQRMAARNTTAANPPTVVFIHGIGTDSLASFYFTLAGPVAAAGHQVVAYDLRGHGRSERTENGYRVADSVADLAALLDELEIAGPVHLVGNSFGGTVSFSFAATFPERVASLVVIESEPTSDEWSAKMGSLLGRARAQLQHAEALEWITENRGGHTSKLAKAAGRMLHTTAIADELPTGPILTAEQVGAIGVPVLAVFGSESDLVEQAPILEAALPHCRTVIVPGQEHSVLVEAPKVMRELLLDWLTEHGAKVAV
- a CDS encoding glycosyltransferase — encoded protein: MKVLFVVPPLFGHVNPTIGLGAALTARGHQVAWAGHGEFVRQLTGEDALVYDCAVPAEVEDRPADLRGPGALKFLWEKFLVPLTESMLPDVEAAIGEYRPDLLVVDQQAMAGALAALRLGLPWVTSATTSAEFTDPLRGMPKVVEWVQETMAGMRARAAVAAEVDLRYSPHLTLAFTTRELVGELDSAFDNVAFVGPSITERPDHTPFPWDRLDERARVLISLGTANADAGARFLAEAAAGMGELADRVQAVLVDPGGSVKSAPDNVIVLPRVPQLALLPHLSAVLCHAGHNTVCEALGHGLPLVVAPIRDDQPVIAQQVVDAGAGIRLRFTRSTAGHIRDAVATVLDEPGHREAARSIADSFTAAGGSPAAASRLEELAAQAVPTAIGRISE
- a CDS encoding class I SAM-dependent methyltransferase — translated: MSPRSTARTWLRRGVQAALLAGLVLDTAALRRRVAALRTLPERPAPGDDRYRLLHADGVTVDGPTLNAARAHAKAEGLCALELVPRDLPTAQALDLLRTVDPATYRTDRQAKGAGAWHAVLADDGVLRAVGYPAEHVSRDAAELGQAAAKLKLHAPDGTDLVVSPRLTSAPEIVEDDARILARLLGRKTGGELGPRLGWLAILAGSSVLGPGWAAALLAAWSAQPAVVFAGSRSLKPVDLFSYSLRRVVAEPKRLLAAMSEARLSTSDDLDPVTRLRPDYLAELADGVDRFFEPRRRDCPWCGSANLATHLKLPDLLQHKPGEFTLDRCRACTHIFQNPRLTIAGLDFYYRDFYDGLGEDKLDKLFAARGIAYRPRAEMLKPFAEPESWLDVGTGHGHFCNAAREVWPQTTFDGLDITEGVELAEHRGWVDRGYRGLFPELAADIHESYDVVSMYHYLEHSRDPRQELEAALKVLKAGGHLMIEVPDPESRWGKLLGKWWLPWLQPQHLHFVPIGNLREALSEMGFTVVAEQRGEPHEPIDLVGAAWNAVNHFAPRDDVPWAPQPPTAGAKAGRAATMIAAAPALLTAALTDRVLSPLSKRYGGSSAYRLLARKD
- a CDS encoding ASCH domain-containing protein produces the protein MPRYRLARLPLIRRVPGMDLDGLSKAEFGFPGPLRDRLVAAILAGAKTTTSALVLSYQAVGEPLPVAGQREVVVDSADRPVAVIELTEVRVLRLAEVDLRHALDEGEGDESLAQWRAGHEEFWHSPEVRAELGDPGFTVDDDTLVLTQRFRLLTPV
- a CDS encoding ABC transporter ATP-binding protein, giving the protein MAGDPAVRIRGLRKTYQRTPAVQDVDLDIEHGEIFALLGPNGAGKTTTIEILEGYRDRDGGTVSVLGADPAKAGLGWRRRIGVVLQENGDFPELTVGEVLNHFACYYPDARDPDELLEAVGLTDKRDSRVHRLSGGQRRRLDVALGIIGNPRLLFLDEPTTGFDPAVRRQFWELISGLRAADTTILLTTHYLDEAEFLADRVAVIAAGKLVDVATPRQLGGRDREQATVAWTDAEGTHEVRTGNPTRTVGELAARYHGDVPELSVRRPSLEDTYLQLIGGAR